One segment of Phragmites australis chromosome 13, lpPhrAust1.1, whole genome shotgun sequence DNA contains the following:
- the LOC133888527 gene encoding putative pentatricopeptide repeat-containing protein At3g23330 has product MSLAAAASTPSPLPPSWAYQIRVAAAQGHFLDAVSLFLRMRSSAAPRSSVPASLPAALKSCASLGLRALGASLHALAIRSGAFADRFTANALLNLYCKLPGLYHHSGMGAPISEDVLGSAALESLRKVFDEMPERDVVSWNTLVLGCAEDGRHHEALGLVRKMWWDGFRPDSFTLSSVLPIFAECADVRRGMEVHGFAVRNGFDNDVFVGSSLIDMYANCTRTDYSVKVFNNLPVRDPILWNSMLAGCVQNGSVKEALGIFRRMLQAGVRPVPVTFSSLIPACGNLASLHLGKQLHSYVICGGFGDNMFISSSLIDMYCKCGNISIARRIFDGIKSPDIVSWTAMIMGYALHGPAREALVLFERMELANAKPNHITFLAVLTACSHAGLVDKGWKYFNSMKDQYGIVPCLEHCAALADTLGRAGELDEAYNFISKMQINPTASVWSTLLRSCRVHKNTLLAEEVAKKILELEPRSVGSHVILSNMYSASGRWNEAAYLRKSMRNKGMKKEPACSWIEVKNQLHVFVAHDRSHPWYDRIIGALNVFSEQMARQGYVPNTEDVFQDIEEEQKRYVLCGHSEKLAIVFGIISTSPGTTIRVMKNLRVCVDCHTMTKFISKIVEREIVVRDANRFHHFKDGNCSCEDFW; this is encoded by the coding sequence ATGTCCCTCGCTGCGGCGGCCTCCACACCATCGCCTCTCCCGCCCTCATGGGCCTACCAGATCCGCGTGGCCGCCGCCCAGGGCCACTTCCTCGACGCAGTCTCCCTCTTCCTTCGAATGCGCAGCTCGGCCGCGCCGCGCTCGTCAGTCCCGGCCTCCCTCCCCGCCGCGCTCAAGTCCTGCGCTTCCCTCGGCCTCCGCGCCCTCGGCGCCTCCCTCCACGCGCTGGCCATCCGCTCAGGCGCCTTCGCCGACCGATTCACCGCCAATGCTCTCCTCAACCTCTACTGCAAGCTCCCGGGTTTGTATCATCACTCTGGGATGGGGGCGCCTATCAGCGAGGATGTCTTGGGATCAGCTGCGTTGGAGAGCCTGCGGAaggtgttcgacgaaatgcccgAGAGGGACGTGGTGTCCTGGAACACTTTGGTATTAGGGTGCGCGGAGGACGGAAGGCACCATGAAGCTTTGGGATTGGTCAGGAAGATGTGGTGGGATGGGTTTAGGCCTGACTCATTTACATTGTCGAGTGTGCTGCCAATCTTTGCGGAGTGTGCCGATGTCAGGAGAGGCATGGAAGTGCATGGCTTCGCGGTCAGGAATGGGTTTGACAATGATGTGTTTGTTGGCAGTAGCTTGATTGATATGTATGCGAACTGCACCCGGACGGATTACTCAGTCAAGGTGTTTAACAACCTCCCAGTACGTGACCCAATTCTGTGGAATTCCATGCTTGCAGGGTGTGTGCAGAATGGGTCGGTTAAGGAGGCTCTTGGAATATTTCGTCGGATGCTGCAGGCTGGAGTCAGGCCTGTGCCTGTTACTTTCTCGAGCCTCATACCTGCTTGTGGCAATTTGGCATCGTTGCATCTTGGAAAGCAGCTGCATTCCTATGTGATCTGTGGTGGGTTTGGGGATAATATGTTTATATCTAGCTCGCTGATTGACATGTATTGCAAATGTGGGAATATTAGTATTGCTCGCCGCATCTTTGATGGGATTAAGTCACCAGACATCGTATCATGGACTGCGATGATCATGGGGTATGCATTGCATGGTCCAGCAAGAGAGGCTCTTGTGTTGTTTGAGAGAATGGAGTTGGCAAATGCGAAGCCTAATCATATCACTTTTCTGGCGGTTCTGACTGCATGCAGTCATGCTGGACTGGTGGACAAGGGCTGGAAGTATTTCAATAGTATGAAAGACCAATATGGAATTGTTCCTTGTCTTGAGCATTGTGCAGCACTTGCAGACACCCTTGGCCGTGCAGGAGAGTTAGATGAAGCATATAATTTTATATCTAAGATGCAAATAAATCCAACTGCAAGTGTCTGGTCCACCTTGTTAAGGTCTTGCAGGGTCCATAAAAATACCCTGTTAGCTGAGGAAGTAGCCAAGAAAATTTTGGAGCTCGAACCTAGGAGTGTGGGATCTCATGTAATTTTGTCAAACATGTACTCAGCTTCTGGGAGATGGAATGAAGCAGCGTATCTGCGAAAATCTATGAGAAATAAGGGTATGAAGAAGGAACCAGCTTGCAGTTGGATTGAAGTGAAGAACCAACTGCATGTGTTTGTAGCTCATGATAGGTCCCATCCTTGGTATGACAGGATTATTGGTGCATTGAATGTTTTCTCAGAACAGATGGCACGCCAAGGATATGTACCCAATACAGAAGATGTTTTCCAGGATATTGAAGAGGAGCAGAAGAGATATGTGTTATGTGGCCACAGTGAGAAACTCGCGATAGTGTTTGGTATTATTAGCACATCTCCTGGAACAACAATTCGTGTTATGAAGAATCTCCGAGTTTGTGTTGACTGCCACACAATGACTAAATTTATTTCAAAGATAGTTGAGAGGGAGATTGTTGTGCGTGATGCAAACCGTTTCCACCATTTTAAGGATGGAAATTGTTCCTGTGAGGACTTTTGGTGA
- the LOC133888528 gene encoding large ribosomal subunit protein eL14z-like yields MPFKRFVEIGRVALVNYGKDYGRLVVIVDVVDQNRALVDAPDMVRCQMNFKRLSLTDIKIDIKRVPKKTTLINAMEEADVKTKWENSSWGKKLIVQKRRASLNDFDRFKVMLAKIKRGGAIRQELAKLKKEVAAA; encoded by the exons ATG CCGTTCAAGAGGTTCGTGGAGATCGGGCGGGTGGCCCTGGTGAACTACGGCAAGGACTACGGCCgcctcgtcgtcatcgtcgatGTCGTCGACCAGAACAGG GCACTTGTGGATGCCCCCGATATGGTCCGTTGCCAGATGAACTTCAAGCGGCTTTCCCTGACTGACATCAAGATTGACATTAAGCGTGTCCCTAAGAAGACCACTTTGATTAATGCAATGGAGGAAGCTG ATGTGAAGACCAAGTGGGAGAATAGCTCATGGGGCAAGAAGCTGATTGTCCAGAAGAGGAGAGCGTCCCTCAACGACTTTGACAGGTTCAAGGTCATGTTGGCTAAGATCAAG AGGGGCGGTGCTATCAGGCAAGAGCTCGCTAAGCTTAAAAAGGAGGTTGCTGCTGCTTGA
- the LOC133888529 gene encoding uncharacterized protein LOC133888529: MEGEKKVAAMEGEEKKEVGAVDVSLKELSKKLHDFAKERDWEQYHSPRNLLLAMVAEVGELSELFMWKGEVRKGLPGWEEAEKEHLGEELSDVLLYLIRLSDMCGVDLGDAATRKIVKNAVKYPAPTKGA, from the exons ATGGAGGGTGAGAAGAAGGTGGCCGccatggagggggaggagaagaaggaggtggGTGCTGTTGATGTGAGCCTGAAGGAGCTGTCCAAGAAGCTCCACGACTTCGCCAAGGAGAGGGACTGGGAACAGTACCATAGCCCAAGGAATCTGCTTCTCGCCATG GTTGCTGAAGTTGGGGAGCTGTCAGAGCTGTTCATGTGGAAAGGGGAGGTGCGGAAGGGCCTGCCGGGGTGGGAGGAGGCGGAGAAGGAGCACCTCGGCGAGGAGCTCTCCGACGTGCTGCTCTACCTGATCCGCCTGTCCGACATGTGCGGCGTCGACCTCGGCGACGCTGCCACAAGGAAGATCGTGAAGAACGCAGTCAAGTACCCGGCACCGACGAAAGGCGCCTGA